The genomic region GCTCATCTTTGATCAAGTTCAGCTCCCTGAACGAAAGCAGAATCACCAGACTGACATCTTGGTTTTCCAAACCCTCTGCCCAGTCCAGAGTGAACTTCTGCACTGAGAAGGTTTTTCCAATGCCAGCAACGCCATTCGTCAGAACAACTCTGATGTGTATCTGTTGGTCAGGTAAATCTTTAAAGATTTCGTGACACTTGATTGGAGTGTCATGGAGGATCTTCTTGTAAGCTCTCTCAAGCTGCATCACCTCATGTTGGGTATCAACCTCTtcactctgtccctctgtgaTGTAGAGCTCAGTGTAGATCCTGTTGAGGAgggtttcacttcctgtttcatcacTTCCTTCAGTCACATGTTCACATCTCCTCCTCAGACTGATTTTATGTTCATCTAAAACCTCCTGCAGACCACTACCTGCTGAAAGAGAAGGAACACTGTGAGACTAAAGGAAAAGAGAAGTAGACTCTATTTCCTAAGGAGGTTGAGGTCATTCAACACCTGCCAACCCCTACTGCACAGTGTTTACCACTCAGTGGTGGCCAGTACTCTGTTTTTTGCTGTGAAGTGCTGGGGAGAGGGGACACGTACGGCAGACAGGAACAGAGTGGACAAAGTCAtaaagaaggccagctctgtggTTAGCTCTTAATTGGACACTGTCCAGCAGGTGGCGGAAGACAGGATGCTGTCCAAGATGAGGGCAATCTTGAAAAATCCCTCCCATCCACTTCATGCACTGGGGGTGATCAAAGGGAGCACCTTCAGTGACAGACTGATTATTCCTAGGTGTAAGTCAGAGTGCAGCAGGAGGTCTTTTCTTCCTGCTGCAATGAAACTTTTTAATGAGCACTTATGATACATAAGTTACAGTGTgcgttttctgttttttatctttatttatttatttatgcatgtaGGTGTGTTCAATTATGGCTGCTGTAACAAAGTAATTTCCTGTGAAGgattaaataaaatactcaaaagtacCCCTTGTATAAAATTCTAGTTCCGCCACTGCATGACATCAGAGGACAGATATACAGTCTTACTTTGTACAGTGATGGTCTGACTGGCTGTCTGCAGTCCAGCTCTTGTTCTGGATCTTTTCCCACACTGAGGAGAGGCGGAGTCTCCTGATGAAGCAGACTGGTCCCAGTATGAGGTGATGCACTGTCTGCAGAACCAGTGTCCACAGCTGGTAGAGACTGGATCCTTCAGGACGTCCTGACACAAAGCACAGCAGGacagctgctcctccacagaaacatgactcctcttcttcttctctctgtggaGAGGAACACATTCTTTAGACCCTGAGacactaaaaacctcctgagtaATGTTCTGCTCCTCTGTGAGACAACTTTCAAAAGGCTCAAAGCTTCCTCATGTCTTTCAACATTTCCCTGCAGTCAAACTGTTCTTGATGAGAAGCAATCGCTCCTCAGGTGGTTTTAGTTTTAATTAGTCTTTAGTTTTAGATTAATCACTTGTCTCAGCAAATTCATTCTCTCATCATTCGTCCTTTAACTGCTGAACTGCTTTAAAATCCACAAGTGTCATGAGATGGGCATGGGCATCAAAGTCTGTCCATCCCCTTAGTTTAAGAGTGTCATCCTGGACAGTACATTGTCCTTTGAGGCACACATCAATAATGCTTCTAGCCTAGAAGCGACAGGTGGAGACGAAAGCATGCAGACCTAGAAGACCTAGAAGTTCTAGGTCTTCTAGGTTTCAGCTTTCGTCTCCACCTGTCGCAGACACCTCACAACACTGCTTTCCCCCTTAACTCTTTGGTTGCATCCCATATTTATTATTGCAACTCCGTCTTCCTTGGTCTCCCTCTCAAGTGTCTTCATTAACATAAATTAGCCACCTGTATCATTACTAGAACCCCCTCCATAGATCACATCACTCCTgcagcttcactggcttcctgttaaataTTGTATGGATTTCAAGATTGTGCTTCTCACATTTAAGGCCCTTCATAACCTAGCCCCTCTGTATCTTTCTGAACTCCTTTATATCTACACACACTTCCATATTCTTAAATCTACCTCTGCTCCTTCCCACTTGACTACCATGGGTTTGAGAGACTTCAGCCATTCTGCCCCCCAGCTTTAAAACTCTCTGCCACAAGACATTTGGAATATTGACTCCCTTTCACATTTCCCCATTTGAAAACACACCTGTACCGTCTGTATATAACCAGTATGTTTCTCAGTTTCTGATTTGTCACAGCAGTCAGTTTGCCATTGTGTTCTGTCTGTTTAAGGCCAAATAGTATTGAcgtttgttttgggtttttgtgGTAGATGTCAAATAGTTGATGtcgttttctttttcttaagaTATAATTTGGTTGGGCTGGATTGTGTGAGGTTTGTCCTGAGGCCTTGTGCTGTTGGAGGAGGTGAGCCTCAGGACCAGCTGGCTGAGAGGATTCCTCGCACTCCTCTGGGGTCACTTGTTTTAAGGTGTTTGTAGAATTTGATTGCTCTTTTTTGAATCCTAATTACAAGGGGGAATTGAGTTCAGCTGGCTGCCTATTATTAGGGGTGTTCCTGTGGACTCTGAGTATACTGTTGCAAATCTCAGTGTGTGGGACTTCATCTGGGTGTTTGTCCAATTTTTCAAAGTCTTGATTTGCAAGAGGACCCCACACTTCTCTACCATACAGTAATGCGGGTTCGATTATAGATGTGAATATTTCGAGCCAGATTCTAACAGGTAGACTTTTTCTATAGCATAAAAAGCTCTCATTTCCTTGTCTCTGAGATCATTAACGGCCAGATTGTAATTTCCTTTTAGGGTTATTCTTAGTCCCAAATATGTGtagctgtgtctgtgttttatgtCAGTCAAGCCCAGTAGGAACCTGATTGGGTTTCCCTGACACCTGGGTCACTTCTTGAAGACAATAATTCTAGTCTTTTTCAGATCAACCATCAGGGCCCAGGTATGACTGAAGATTTGCAGCTGATCCAGTTGCTGTTGTAATGCTTTCTTAGACGGAGCTGACGGTATTAGATCATCTGCAAAGAATTGGCGTTTAATTCCTGTGTCAGAAAGGCTGAGACAAGGAACGTCTGACTGTTCTGGTGATGTTGCTAATTACACAATAAATGTTAAACGGGGTGGGGCTGAGACTGCAGCCCTGTTTCACCTCTCTATCCCGCACTGTTTCTGTTATAGTCTCTCTACCATCTTGTGTGTCCAATGAAACAGTGCTGCAGATTATACACCTGCTATtttcaaatgttaaatttcAGACTCAGTTTCCTGCTGCAGTGAGAAGTCAGCAGGCTGTTTGTACACATCTACATATTCTCTTCACAAATTTTGAGCCACTGAACAGGAAACTGATAAAATACATTGAATTTGAACACTGAACACTTCTTCAGGTCAGTCTACAGTAGAAACAGTCTCTTACTTTGTGTCTGAGGATCCAGGTTCATTACTGAAGCTTATAGGTCTGTCCAAAGACCGGTCACTCTTCAAAGACAGACAACTTGACACTGGAGACTCTGTTCTCTGTCTGTGGAAACAACAAATGTTTTACACATATCTTTAGACCTTGTAAAGAGCAGatgtaacattaacatgacaCATGATCAAGATTTGATAATAACAACAAATAGTTGTGTTTATTTCTCCATCTGCATCTTTGTACCTTGAGCATGTGTTTGGATCTAGTAGCACTAAGGTGTGTCAGATTCAGCAGCTACAGCTGTTATCACAATGTGTCACATGcacatttaatcaacatttagGTAAATATAAGTATCAGGTCAGACTCTGTATCAGTAGatacacacatttaaaggaCTCTGATCCCCAGTGAGTGACTACAACAATACCTCATGTTAttataaaaacacagtgttgtAGTGTAGATGATCAGATAATATTAAAAACGGAATCATCTTCAGGTCAGTTTACAGTAGAAACAGTCTCTTACCTTGTGTCTGAGGGTCCAGGCTCATTACTGAAGGTTGTAGGTCTGTCCAAAGACCGGTCACTCTTCAAAGACAGACAGCTGGACACTGGAGACTCAGCTCTCT from Epinephelus moara isolate mb unplaced genomic scaffold, YSFRI_EMoa_1.0 scaffold830, whole genome shotgun sequence harbors:
- the LOC126387560 gene encoding NACHT, LRR and PYD domains-containing protein 12-like, producing the protein MEQSEEYRSSESGRLRFEKMSDLEEEGDRSELPVSSCLSLKSKFDPPDFSNEPGPSDTKQRAESPVSSCLSLKSDRSLDRPTTFSNEPGPSDTRQRTESPVSSCLSLKSDRSLDRPISFSNEPGSSDTKEKKKRSHVSVEEQLSCCALCQDVLKDPVSTSCGHWFCRQCITSYWDQSASSGDSASPQCGKRSRTRAGLQTASQTITVQTGSGLQEVLDEHKISLRRRCEHVTEGSDETGSETLLNRIYTELYITEGQSEEVDTQHEVMQLERAYKKILHDTPIKCHEIFKDLPDQQIHIRVVLTNGVAGIGKTFSVQKFTLDWAEGLENQDVSLVILLSFRELNLIKDEQYSLLTLLHVFHPTLQKVTAEELAVGKVLFIFDGLDESRLSLDFHNNEVVTDVTQKSSVSVLLTNLIKGNLLPSALVWITSRPAAANQIPPACVDRVTEVRGFTDAQKEEYFRRRVSDEDLSSRMISHIKTSRSLHIMCLIPVFCWITATVLDPSLLLDHCNSSGSHVDYRAERRTTQDPD